The genomic window CGCCCCGACGGCGCTGCGGTCGAGCGATTTCACCATCAGCGAGCCGCCGAGCGCGAACATCACTCCCATCGACGGGAAGATCAGTTCCAGGGTGGCGAACGGGAAGGCGTGGAACAACACGACCCGGATGATCGCCAGCGCCCGGAGCGCGTCGAAATATCTGTCCCGGTTCGGTTGCACTGTTCCTCCGTCGGCTGGGCCGTTCCACAAGGTAATTCCTGGTGGAGGCGCTGTCCTACGCCGAACGGCCGTAATCGACCACCCGACCCGGCGATCACGCCCCGCAGTCGGAGGAATACAACGGTTGACGTTATACATCGGCGACCGTACTGTCCTCGACGTGCAGGAACCCACTTATCTGATCCTCGCCGTGCTCGCGGCCCAGCCGTTGCACGGTTACGGGATCGTCCAAGCCGTGACCCGACTCTCCGACGGGGAGGTGAACCTTCGCCCCGGCACCCTCTACGGCGCCCTCGACCGCCTGGACCAGCAGGGGCTGATCGCCGTCGACCGGGAGGAGGCCGTCGACGGCCGGTTGCGCCGCTACTACCGGCTCAGTGACACCGGGGCCGCCGCGCTCGCCGAGCAGTCCCAGCGCCTGCGTCGGCGCGCCGACGCCGCCGACCGCCAGCTCGCCCTCCGCCCGAACATCGCCGGAGGTGCCGCATGACCAGCTCGTTCGCTACGGCGTCGCCGACCGCTCGGGGCAACCGGGCGGTGCTGGCCGCCTATCCGGCCCGGATCCGCCGCAAACACGGCGCCGAACTGATCGACACCATGCTGGAGATGGCCGGCCCCGGTGGCGAGCCGACCCGCGAAGCGAAAGGCCTGTTGATGCTCGACGGCCTCCGCGAACGGTTCCGTCCCCCGGTGCGCCGCCCGATCGCCCTGGTCGCGGCGATCGTCGCGCTGCTGATCGGTGGCGCACTTGGCGCGGCGGCCGGTTCCTGGCTGGGCTCCTTCGGTTACGCCGCCATGCCCGACGCCGCCCTGGCCGCGCGGGTGCTGCCGGCCCCGGCCACCGGCAGCACCGGTGACCTCTATCTGCAGGGCAACAGCGGCTTCGGTGACGCGGTGGACGGTCGGGCGGCCGCCGAGTCGGTGCGGCAGCGGCTGGCGGCCGAGGGCTGGCGGACCGGGCCGCTGCAGACCGGCGACGGCACGGACGGCGTGCTGGCCAACGTCCACTTCTCCGCCGAGACCGATCAGACCATTCTGGACGTGTACGCCTACCCGGACGCCAACGGGACGCCGTACCTGGCACTCAACGGCTGGCCACAGCGCCCCGCCGCCTACCTGCCGCTGACCATCGCCGGCCTGCTGCTCGGCCTGGTCGCCGGCTGGCTGACCGGAGTGGCCCTGGCGCACCGCATCCAGGCGGCGGGCCGGCCGATCGTCAGCACGGTGCTCACGGCTGCCGGGGTGTTCCTGGTGGTCCCGTCGGCCGCCGGTTTCGTCGCCTCGCTGACCAGTTATCTGACGGCGGGCACCGGCCAGCCGAACAGCGGTCACCTGCCGCACTTCTACGGATTCGCCTTCGGGCCGACCACGGAATGGATGCACAGCATGGACATCGGCGCGGGCTGGATCCTCGTCCCGAGCGACTTCGCGATGCTGCCGATCTGGGGTTTCGGCCTGATCGCCATCGCGGCGATCGTCGCCCGCCCGGGCCGGACGGACGACAAAGCCATCGCCACCTGATCGACCAGCCGGCAGCCCGGCGCGGCGGGATCACCGCCGACCCGGGCTGTCCGCGCTACTGAGGCGCCTCGACGGCACGCGTGCTGCGCAGGCTGGTGACGATCGAGACGGCGATCGTCACCACGATGACTCCGAGAGTCAGCGGGATGGGCAGTTTGCCGACCGGCGTCTCGGAGAGGATCAGCTTCACGCCGGCGAAGGCGAGCAGCACGGCCAGCCCGTAGTGCAGGTGCACGAACCGGCGCAGCAGCCCGGCCAGGCAGAAGTAGAGGCTGCGCAGGCCGAGGATGGCGAACGCGTTGGCGGTCCAGACGATGAACGTGCTGGTGGTGATGGCCAGGATCGCGGCGACCGAGTCGACGGCGAAGATCAGGTCGGTGGCCTCGA from Actinoplanes derwentensis includes these protein-coding regions:
- a CDS encoding PadR family transcriptional regulator, yielding MQEPTYLILAVLAAQPLHGYGIVQAVTRLSDGEVNLRPGTLYGALDRLDQQGLIAVDREEAVDGRLRRYYRLSDTGAAALAEQSQRLRRRADAADRQLALRPNIAGGAA